A single window of Methylomarinum sp. Ch1-1 DNA harbors:
- a CDS encoding response regulator, whose amino-acid sequence MRLLLVEDDEILGDGLKTGLSMEGYAVDWVTDGKLANEALKTNLYELVVLDLNLPRMNGIHILKELRKRKDHTPVLVLTAKDTIKDRVHGLDSGADDFVVKPFDLAEICARLRALYRRYGTGKMPAIEHKGIKLDPASHQVFYHDEPIDLSQKEFEILSFLMNHIGQVASRARLEETLYSWNSEVESNTVEVHIHHLRKKLDSNLIRTIRGVGYIIDEN is encoded by the coding sequence ATGCGTTTACTATTGGTTGAAGATGATGAAATTCTCGGCGATGGCCTGAAAACCGGCTTGTCTATGGAAGGTTATGCCGTCGACTGGGTCACAGACGGCAAACTGGCCAATGAAGCGTTAAAAACCAACCTCTATGAACTGGTGGTTTTGGACCTGAACTTGCCTAGGATGAACGGCATCCACATTCTGAAGGAGCTGCGCAAGCGCAAGGACCATACCCCGGTGCTGGTATTGACCGCCAAGGATACCATCAAGGACAGGGTGCATGGCCTGGACAGCGGCGCCGATGATTTTGTCGTCAAACCTTTCGACCTGGCCGAAATCTGCGCCCGCCTCAGGGCCTTGTACCGCCGTTATGGCACAGGCAAAATGCCGGCGATCGAACATAAAGGGATCAAACTGGATCCGGCTTCACATCAGGTTTTTTACCACGACGAACCGATCGATTTATCGCAGAAAGAATTTGAAATACTCAGCTTCCTGATGAATCATATCGGTCAAGTCGCCTCCCGCGCCCGTCTGGAAGAAACCTTGTATTCCTGGAATTCCGAAGTGGAAAGCAATACCGTCGAGGTTCATATCCATCACTTGCGCAAAAAACTGGACAGCAACCTGATCCGCACCATCCGCGGTGTCGGCTATATCATCGACGAAAATTAA